Proteins from one Pongo abelii isolate AG06213 chromosome 19, NHGRI_mPonAbe1-v2.0_pri, whole genome shotgun sequence genomic window:
- the FAM20A gene encoding pseudokinase FAM20A isoform X2 codes for MYREQMNLTSLEPPLQLRLEASWVQFHLGINRRGLYSRSSPVVSKLLQDMRHFPTISADYSQDEKALLGACDCTQIVKPSGVHLKLVLRFSDFGKAMFKPMRQQRDEETPVDFFYFIDFQRHNAEIAAFHLDRILDFRRVPPTAGRIVNVTKEILEVTKNEILQSVFFVSPASNVCFFAKCPYMCKTEYAVCGNPHLLEGSLSAFLPSLNLAPRLSVPNPWIRSYTLAGKEEWEVNPLYCDTVKQIYPYNNSQRLLNVIDMAIFDFLIGNMDRHHYEMFTKFGDDGFLIHLDNARGFGRHSHDEISILSPLSQCCIIKKKTLLHLQLLAQADYRLSDVMRESLLEDQLSPVLTEPHLLALDRRLQTILRTVEGCIVAHGQQSVIVDGPVEQSAPDSGQANLTS; via the exons ATGTACAGAGAGCAGATGAACCTCACCTCCCTGGAACCCCCACTGCAGCTCCGACTCGAGGCCAGCTGGGTCCAGTTCCACCTGGGTATTAACCGCCGTGGGCTCTACTCCCGGTCCAGTCCTGTTGTCAGCAAACTTCTGCAAGATATGAGGCACTTTCCCACCATCAGTGCTG ATTACAGTCAAGATGAGAAAGCCTTGCTGGGGGCGTGTGACTGCACCCAGA TTGTGAAACCCAGTGGGGTCCACCTCAAGCTGGTGCTGAGGTTCTCGGATTTCGGGAAGGCCATGTTCAAACCCATGAG acaGCAGCGAGATGAGGAGACGCCCGTGGACTTCTTCTACTTCATTGACTTTCAGAGACACAATGCTGAGATCGCAGCTTTCCATCTGGACAG GATTCTGGACTTCCGACGGGTGCCGCCAACAGCGGGGAGGATAGTGAATGTCACCAAGGAAATCCTAGAGGTCACCAAGAATGaaatcctgcagagtgttttctttGTCTCTCCAG CGAGCAACGTGTGCTTCTTCGCCAAGTGTCCATACATGTGCAAGACGGAGTATGCTGTCTGTGGCAACCCACACCTGCTGGAGGgttccctctctgccttcctgccATCCCTTAACCTGGCCCCCAGGCTGTCTGTGCCCAACCCCTGGATCCGCTCCTACACACTGGCAGGAAAAGAGGA GTGGGAGGTCAATCCCCTTTACTGTGACACAGTGAAACAGATCTACCCGTACAACAACAGCCAGCGGCTCCTCAATGTCATCGACATGGCCATCTTCGACTTCTTGATAG GAAATATGGACCGGCACCATTATGAGATGTTCACCAAGTTCGGGGATGATGGGTTCCTTATTCACCTTGACAACGCCAGAGG GTTTGGACGACACTCCCATGATGAAATCTCCATCCTCTCGCCTCTCTCCCAGTGCTGCAT aataaaaaagaaaacacttttgcacctgcagctgctggcccaagCTGACTACAGACTCAGCGATGTGATGCGAGAATCACTGCTAGAAGACCAGCTCAGCCCTGTCCTCACTGAACCCCACCTCCTTGCCCTGGATCGAAGGCTCCAAACCATCCTAAGGACAGTGGAGGGGTGCATAGTGGCCCATGGACAGCAGAGTGTCATAGTCGACGGCCCAGTGGAACAATCGGCCCCTGACTCCGGCCAGGCTAACTTGACAAGCTAA